One genomic region from Anticarsia gemmatalis isolate Benzon Research Colony breed Stoneville strain chromosome 7, ilAntGemm2 primary, whole genome shotgun sequence encodes:
- the ZnT63C gene encoding solute carrier family 30 member 1 isoform X1, with protein sequence MGRFSGKKCRLLSMLWLTGSFFFVELIVGYITNSMALVADSFHMLSDVAALVIAFLSVKMSPKKWSKNTFGWARAEVLGALVNAVFLVALCFSITVEAVKRFIEIEMIHDARLLVAVGTLGLVLNIVGLFLFHDHGGGHGHSHGGVPPPSNVRHLTEIVNSNADMALGHNATDTEETDEMVPPKPDKGPNKTPCRAAHDPGHMNMKGVFLHILSDALGSLIVVGSALVVWLTDWEYKYYIDPALSIVLVILILASVWPLLRESSLILLQTVPTHIQVDAIQRRLLEKVDGVLAVHEFHVWQLAGDRIIASAHIRCRNLSEYMKIAEKVKEFFHNEGIHSTTIQPEFVELPLGGNEIISGASAEAPCALHCPPNDLCHNATCCGPNQQEQSTPSPTVTPYLCRQRNMGSRTESMCSTNGAGAQGRATTWNLEALECGSLLPSPMLDGRLAV encoded by the exons ATGGGGAGGTTTTCAGGAAAGAAATGTCGTCTCCTGTCCATGTTATGGCTGACAGGCAGTTTCTTCTTTGTGGAGTTGATAGTTGGGTACATCACCAACTCCATGGCACTGGTTGCAGACTCATTTCATATGCTCAGCGATGTTGCTGCACTTGTCATTGCCTTTTTATCAGTTAAG ATGTCACCAAAGAAATGGTCAAAGAACACATTCGGGTGGGCCCGCGCGGAGGTGCTGGGCGCCCTGGTCAATGCCGTGTTCCTCGTAGCACTGTGCTTCAGCATCACGGTGGAGGCTGTGAAACGTTTCATCGAGATTGAGATGATTCATGACGCGAGGCTGCTAGTGGCTGTCGGTACCTTAGGATTGGTACTCAACATTGTGGGACTGTTTCTATTTCATG ACCACGGCGGCGGCCACGGCCATTCTCACGGCGGGGTGCCTCCTCCATCGAACGTCCGTCACCTCACAGAAATAGTGAACAGCAACGCGGACATGGCGCTGGGTCACAACGCGACTGATACTGAAGAGACCGATGAGATGGTCCCGCCGAAGCCTGACAAAGGGCCCAATAAGACGCCCTGCAGAGCCGCACATGACCCAGGACATATGAACATGAAGGGAGTGTTCCTTCATATCCTCTCTGATGCTTTAG gttCACTGATCGTAGTGGGTTCAGCTCTCGTGGTGTGGCTCACTGACTGGGAGTACAAATACTACATTGACCCTGCACTAAGTATAGTTCTAGTAATTTTGATACTTGCGTCCGTGTGGCCGCTGCTTAGAGAGTCCTCGCTCATCCTGCTACAAACTGTACCTACACATATTCAG GTGGACGCGATACAACGACGACTGTTAGAAAAAGTTGATGGTGTGCTCGCTGTGCATGAGTTCCATGTGTGGCAGTTGGCCGGAGATAGGATTATTGCCAGTGCTCATATTAG GTGTAGAAATCTGTCAGAGTACATGAAGATTGCGGAGAAGGTGAAGGAGTTCTTCCACAACGAGGGTATACACTCGACGACCATACAGCCAGAGTTCGTCGAACTGCCTCTAGGCGGTAATGAG ATAATAAGCGGTGCGTCAGCCGAAGCTCCCTGCGCGCTCCACTGTCCACCGAACGACCTGTGTCACAACGCGACCTGCTGCGGGCCCAACCAACAG GAGCAAAGTACCCCATCTCCAACTGTCACGCCGTATCTATGCAGACAGCGGAACATGGGATCTAGAACTGAATCAATGTGTTCGACTAACGGCGCCGGCGCACAAGGACGCGCCACCACGTGGAACCTAGAAGCTTTAGAGTGCGG ttccCTGCTCCCGTCGCCTATGCTGGACGGCCGGCTTGCGGTGTGA
- the ZnT63C gene encoding solute carrier family 30 member 1 isoform X2 has product MGRFSGKKCRLLSMLWLTGSFFFVELIVGYITNSMALVADSFHMLSDVAALVIAFLSVKMSPKKWSKNTFGWARAEVLGALVNAVFLVALCFSITVEAVKRFIEIEMIHDARLLVAVGTLGLVLNIVGLFLFHDHGGGHGHSHGGVPPPSNVRHLTEIVNSNADMALGHNATDTEETDEMVPPKPDKGPNKTPCRAAHDPGHMNMKGVFLHILSDALGSLIVVGSALVVWLTDWEYKYYIDPALSIVLVILILASVWPLLRESSLILLQTVPTHIQVDAIQRRLLEKVDGVLAVHEFHVWQLAGDRIIASAHIRCRNLSEYMKIAEKVKEFFHNEGIHSTTIQPEFVELPLGGNEIISGASAEAPCALHCPPNDLCHNATCCGPNQQEQSTPSPTVTPYLCRQRNMGSRTESMCSTNGAGAQGRATTWNLEALECGLVEG; this is encoded by the exons ATGGGGAGGTTTTCAGGAAAGAAATGTCGTCTCCTGTCCATGTTATGGCTGACAGGCAGTTTCTTCTTTGTGGAGTTGATAGTTGGGTACATCACCAACTCCATGGCACTGGTTGCAGACTCATTTCATATGCTCAGCGATGTTGCTGCACTTGTCATTGCCTTTTTATCAGTTAAG ATGTCACCAAAGAAATGGTCAAAGAACACATTCGGGTGGGCCCGCGCGGAGGTGCTGGGCGCCCTGGTCAATGCCGTGTTCCTCGTAGCACTGTGCTTCAGCATCACGGTGGAGGCTGTGAAACGTTTCATCGAGATTGAGATGATTCATGACGCGAGGCTGCTAGTGGCTGTCGGTACCTTAGGATTGGTACTCAACATTGTGGGACTGTTTCTATTTCATG ACCACGGCGGCGGCCACGGCCATTCTCACGGCGGGGTGCCTCCTCCATCGAACGTCCGTCACCTCACAGAAATAGTGAACAGCAACGCGGACATGGCGCTGGGTCACAACGCGACTGATACTGAAGAGACCGATGAGATGGTCCCGCCGAAGCCTGACAAAGGGCCCAATAAGACGCCCTGCAGAGCCGCACATGACCCAGGACATATGAACATGAAGGGAGTGTTCCTTCATATCCTCTCTGATGCTTTAG gttCACTGATCGTAGTGGGTTCAGCTCTCGTGGTGTGGCTCACTGACTGGGAGTACAAATACTACATTGACCCTGCACTAAGTATAGTTCTAGTAATTTTGATACTTGCGTCCGTGTGGCCGCTGCTTAGAGAGTCCTCGCTCATCCTGCTACAAACTGTACCTACACATATTCAG GTGGACGCGATACAACGACGACTGTTAGAAAAAGTTGATGGTGTGCTCGCTGTGCATGAGTTCCATGTGTGGCAGTTGGCCGGAGATAGGATTATTGCCAGTGCTCATATTAG GTGTAGAAATCTGTCAGAGTACATGAAGATTGCGGAGAAGGTGAAGGAGTTCTTCCACAACGAGGGTATACACTCGACGACCATACAGCCAGAGTTCGTCGAACTGCCTCTAGGCGGTAATGAG ATAATAAGCGGTGCGTCAGCCGAAGCTCCCTGCGCGCTCCACTGTCCACCGAACGACCTGTGTCACAACGCGACCTGCTGCGGGCCCAACCAACAG GAGCAAAGTACCCCATCTCCAACTGTCACGCCGTATCTATGCAGACAGCGGAACATGGGATCTAGAACTGAATCAATGTGTTCGACTAACGGCGCCGGCGCACAAGGACGCGCCACCACGTGGAACCTAGAAGCTTTAGAGTGCGGGTTAGTAGAAGGATAA
- the ZnT63C gene encoding solute carrier family 30 member 1 isoform X3, whose protein sequence is MGRFSGKKCRLLSMLWLTGSFFFVELIVGYITNSMALVADSFHMLSDVAALVIAFLSVKMSPKKWSKNTFGWARAEVLGALVNAVFLVALCFSITVEAVKRFIEIEMIHDARLLVAVGTLGLVLNIVGLFLFHDHGGGHGHSHGGVPPPSNVRHLTEIVNSNADMALGHNATDTEETDEMVPPKPDKGPNKTPCRAAHDPGHMNMKGVFLHILSDALGSLIVVGSALVVWLTDWEYKYYIDPALSIVLVILILASVWPLLRESSLILLQTVPTHIQVDAIQRRLLEKVDGVLAVHEFHVWQLAGDRIIASAHIRCRNLSEYMKIAEKVKEFFHNEGIHSTTIQPEFVELPLGGNEIISGASAEAPCALHCPPNDLCHNATCCGPNQQFISLETIRVR, encoded by the exons ATGGGGAGGTTTTCAGGAAAGAAATGTCGTCTCCTGTCCATGTTATGGCTGACAGGCAGTTTCTTCTTTGTGGAGTTGATAGTTGGGTACATCACCAACTCCATGGCACTGGTTGCAGACTCATTTCATATGCTCAGCGATGTTGCTGCACTTGTCATTGCCTTTTTATCAGTTAAG ATGTCACCAAAGAAATGGTCAAAGAACACATTCGGGTGGGCCCGCGCGGAGGTGCTGGGCGCCCTGGTCAATGCCGTGTTCCTCGTAGCACTGTGCTTCAGCATCACGGTGGAGGCTGTGAAACGTTTCATCGAGATTGAGATGATTCATGACGCGAGGCTGCTAGTGGCTGTCGGTACCTTAGGATTGGTACTCAACATTGTGGGACTGTTTCTATTTCATG ACCACGGCGGCGGCCACGGCCATTCTCACGGCGGGGTGCCTCCTCCATCGAACGTCCGTCACCTCACAGAAATAGTGAACAGCAACGCGGACATGGCGCTGGGTCACAACGCGACTGATACTGAAGAGACCGATGAGATGGTCCCGCCGAAGCCTGACAAAGGGCCCAATAAGACGCCCTGCAGAGCCGCACATGACCCAGGACATATGAACATGAAGGGAGTGTTCCTTCATATCCTCTCTGATGCTTTAG gttCACTGATCGTAGTGGGTTCAGCTCTCGTGGTGTGGCTCACTGACTGGGAGTACAAATACTACATTGACCCTGCACTAAGTATAGTTCTAGTAATTTTGATACTTGCGTCCGTGTGGCCGCTGCTTAGAGAGTCCTCGCTCATCCTGCTACAAACTGTACCTACACATATTCAG GTGGACGCGATACAACGACGACTGTTAGAAAAAGTTGATGGTGTGCTCGCTGTGCATGAGTTCCATGTGTGGCAGTTGGCCGGAGATAGGATTATTGCCAGTGCTCATATTAG GTGTAGAAATCTGTCAGAGTACATGAAGATTGCGGAGAAGGTGAAGGAGTTCTTCCACAACGAGGGTATACACTCGACGACCATACAGCCAGAGTTCGTCGAACTGCCTCTAGGCGGTAATGAG ATAATAAGCGGTGCGTCAGCCGAAGCTCCCTGCGCGCTCCACTGTCCACCGAACGACCTGTGTCACAACGCGACCTGCTGCGGGCCCAACCAACAG TTTATCAGTTTAGAAACGATAAGGGTTCGATAA
- the Ir76b gene encoding ionotropic receptor 76b isoform X2 encodes MKEINGKTLKVGTYNNTPLSGSFRENGSIVGLGVAFIVMDILSERFNFTYEIVEPKKNYELGGKTPEDSLIGLLNSSKIDMAAALIPTLLAYREKVSFSIDLDEGVWVMMLKRPKESAAGSGLLAPFNSFVWYLVLAAVLTFAPCITFFTRLRNKMIADDEGVLPLKPSFWFVYSAFLKQGTSLSPEANTTRVLFVTWWLFMILLSAFYTANLTAFLTLSKFTLAIEYPRDLYSKNYRWISAAGSSVEYTVKTEGEDLYYLSTMVANGRAKFLTVRNDLGFLDSVKRGAVLVKEQTVVDHLMYNDYISKKDVEESDRCTYVLAPNAFMKKQRAFAYPMGSQLKSLFDPTLTQIFQSGILEFLKRKDLPSTKICPLDLQSKDRKLRNSDLIMTYMVMGVGSGIAVAIFAAEIVFKRYISVKIHKDKKTKKTSRQSKKSRDYDDTRPPPYDSLFGKNSKFNVEDTRKKMINGREYYVFEMGSGGQRLIPVRAPSSFLYRSDK; translated from the exons ATGAAAGAGATCAATGGGAAAACACTGAAAGTTGGAACATATAAC AACACACCGCTAAGCGGGTCATTCAGAGAAAATGGCAGCATCGTGGGCTTGGGCGTGGCTTTCATTGTCATGGACATATTGAGCGAAAGATTCAACTTTACCTATGAAATAGTCGAGCCTAAGAAGAACTATGAGTTGGGAGGCAAAACACCCGAGGATTCGCTGATAGGACTACTGAATAGCAgc aaaatagaCATGGCAGCCGCGTTGATACCAACATTGTTAGCGTACAGAGAAAAGGTATCGTTTTCCATCGATCTGGATGAAGGAGTGTGGGTCATGATGCTGAAGAGGCCAAAGGAATCCGCTGCTGGTTCTGGTCTCTTGGCACCGTTTAACAGTTTTGTATG GTACCTAGTTTTGGCGGCAGTACTTACGTTTGCTCCTTGCATAACATTCTTTACGAGGCTTCGCAACAAAATGATAGCAGACGACGAAGGAGTGTTGCCACTGAAGCCAAGCTTTTGGTTCGTTTATAGTGCCTTTCTTAAACAAGGCACTAGTTTATCTCCGGAAGCAA ACACAACCCGGGTTCTGTTCGTAACTTGGTGGCTGTTCATGATTCTCCTATCAGCGTTCTACACCGCGAACCTGACTGCTTTCCTGACTCTCTCCAAATTCACGCTGGCTATTGAGTACCCTAGAGACTTGTACAGCAAGAATTATCGATGGATATCCGCGGCTGGAAGTTCAGTGGAATACACTGTGAAAACT GAAGGTGAAGACTTATACTACCTAAGCACAATGGTCGCCAACGGTCGCGCGAAATTCCTCACAGTACGAAACGACCTCGGTTTCCTAGACTCTGTCAAGAGAGGCGCAGTCTTAGTGAAAGAACAAACAGTCGTAGATCACCTTATGTATAACGATTATATATCTAAGAAGGATGTGGAAGAAAGCGACCGGTGTACTTATGTATTGGCTCCTAATGCGTTTATGAAGAAACAGAGAGCCTTTGCTTATCCGATGGGCAGTCAGTTGAAGAGCTTGTTTGATCCCAC ATTGACGCAGATATTCCAATCGGGTATACTGGAGTTCCTCAAGAGAAAAGATCTGCCGAGCACGAAGATCTGTCCCTTAGATCTGCAGTCAAAAGATCGCAAACTGAGGAACAGTGACCTCATAATGACGTATATGGTCATGGGTGTTGGATCCGGCATCGCTGTCGCTATATTTGCTGCTGAA ATCGTATTCAAACGCTACATATCCGTGAAAATACACAAGGATAAGAAAACTAAGAAGACATCTCGGCAGTCGAAGAAATCCCGTGATTACGACGACACTCGGCCTCCTCCCTACGACTCACTGTTTGGCAAAAACTCCAAATTTAACGTTGAAGATACAAGGAAAAAAATGATCAATGGCAGAGAGTACTACGTGTTTGAGATGGGCAGTGGTGGGCAGAGACTCATTCCTGTGAGGGCACCTTCATCATTTCTTTACCGATCGGATAAATAG
- the Ir76b gene encoding ionotropic receptor 76b isoform X1: MAGIDLIVSSICNNAACDVPYNDTYKVPDVVQFSEPNYKNLMKEINGKTLKVGTYNNTPLSGSFRENGSIVGLGVAFIVMDILSERFNFTYEIVEPKKNYELGGKTPEDSLIGLLNSSKIDMAAALIPTLLAYREKVSFSIDLDEGVWVMMLKRPKESAAGSGLLAPFNSFVWYLVLAAVLTFAPCITFFTRLRNKMIADDEGVLPLKPSFWFVYSAFLKQGTSLSPEANTTRVLFVTWWLFMILLSAFYTANLTAFLTLSKFTLAIEYPRDLYSKNYRWISAAGSSVEYTVKTEGEDLYYLSTMVANGRAKFLTVRNDLGFLDSVKRGAVLVKEQTVVDHLMYNDYISKKDVEESDRCTYVLAPNAFMKKQRAFAYPMGSQLKSLFDPTLTQIFQSGILEFLKRKDLPSTKICPLDLQSKDRKLRNSDLIMTYMVMGVGSGIAVAIFAAEIVFKRYISVKIHKDKKTKKTSRQSKKSRDYDDTRPPPYDSLFGKNSKFNVEDTRKKMINGREYYVFEMGSGGQRLIPVRAPSSFLYRSDK, encoded by the exons ATGGCCGGCATAGACCTCATAGTATCGTCAATATGTAACAACGCGGCTTGCGATGTCCCTTACAATGACACTTATAAAG TGCCCGACGTGGTGCAATTCTCGGAGCCTAATTACAAGAATTTGATGAAAGAGATCAATGGGAAAACACTGAAAGTTGGAACATATAAC AACACACCGCTAAGCGGGTCATTCAGAGAAAATGGCAGCATCGTGGGCTTGGGCGTGGCTTTCATTGTCATGGACATATTGAGCGAAAGATTCAACTTTACCTATGAAATAGTCGAGCCTAAGAAGAACTATGAGTTGGGAGGCAAAACACCCGAGGATTCGCTGATAGGACTACTGAATAGCAgc aaaatagaCATGGCAGCCGCGTTGATACCAACATTGTTAGCGTACAGAGAAAAGGTATCGTTTTCCATCGATCTGGATGAAGGAGTGTGGGTCATGATGCTGAAGAGGCCAAAGGAATCCGCTGCTGGTTCTGGTCTCTTGGCACCGTTTAACAGTTTTGTATG GTACCTAGTTTTGGCGGCAGTACTTACGTTTGCTCCTTGCATAACATTCTTTACGAGGCTTCGCAACAAAATGATAGCAGACGACGAAGGAGTGTTGCCACTGAAGCCAAGCTTTTGGTTCGTTTATAGTGCCTTTCTTAAACAAGGCACTAGTTTATCTCCGGAAGCAA ACACAACCCGGGTTCTGTTCGTAACTTGGTGGCTGTTCATGATTCTCCTATCAGCGTTCTACACCGCGAACCTGACTGCTTTCCTGACTCTCTCCAAATTCACGCTGGCTATTGAGTACCCTAGAGACTTGTACAGCAAGAATTATCGATGGATATCCGCGGCTGGAAGTTCAGTGGAATACACTGTGAAAACT GAAGGTGAAGACTTATACTACCTAAGCACAATGGTCGCCAACGGTCGCGCGAAATTCCTCACAGTACGAAACGACCTCGGTTTCCTAGACTCTGTCAAGAGAGGCGCAGTCTTAGTGAAAGAACAAACAGTCGTAGATCACCTTATGTATAACGATTATATATCTAAGAAGGATGTGGAAGAAAGCGACCGGTGTACTTATGTATTGGCTCCTAATGCGTTTATGAAGAAACAGAGAGCCTTTGCTTATCCGATGGGCAGTCAGTTGAAGAGCTTGTTTGATCCCAC ATTGACGCAGATATTCCAATCGGGTATACTGGAGTTCCTCAAGAGAAAAGATCTGCCGAGCACGAAGATCTGTCCCTTAGATCTGCAGTCAAAAGATCGCAAACTGAGGAACAGTGACCTCATAATGACGTATATGGTCATGGGTGTTGGATCCGGCATCGCTGTCGCTATATTTGCTGCTGAA ATCGTATTCAAACGCTACATATCCGTGAAAATACACAAGGATAAGAAAACTAAGAAGACATCTCGGCAGTCGAAGAAATCCCGTGATTACGACGACACTCGGCCTCCTCCCTACGACTCACTGTTTGGCAAAAACTCCAAATTTAACGTTGAAGATACAAGGAAAAAAATGATCAATGGCAGAGAGTACTACGTGTTTGAGATGGGCAGTGGTGGGCAGAGACTCATTCCTGTGAGGGCACCTTCATCATTTCTTTACCGATCGGATAAATAG
- the Rrp45 gene encoding exosome complex component Rrp45, producing the protein MRDIFLSTCEKSFLSKVVSEGYRLDGRNYNETRNLNIAFGTDYGSCIVSLGETKVLAQVSCEVVQPKQIRPHEGILYVNAEISSMAGPQFEANRQADLAVYLNRLLEKCYKDSKCIDLESLCITVEEKVWSLRVDIKVLNHEGNIIECASIATLSALAHFKRPDVTRSGDSVTIHTLAEKDPIPTVLFHYPVCVTFAILEGHILLSDPSFVEESICTRNTEEGTNTGGGLLVIGMNQYKEICLLDHSGATIEENNLVHKAITSAAEKCKEIVDLVKKSIASDDTLRQKRVKTNFSDIISEDNLLTLSKKDLTIKLKNYNMDDNIVKMELESDMSDTEPSKYDVVASAPQTVETQTKKDTSKWIEISSDSEEDVK; encoded by the exons ATGcgtgatatatttttatctacctGTGAAAAATCCTTTCTAAGTAAAGTTGTTTCTGAGGGATAT CGTTTAGACGGCAGAAACTATAATGAAACTAGAAATTTAAACATAGCTTTTGGTACAGACTATGGCAGTTGCATCGTATCACTTGGAGAAACTAA AGTTCTTGCACAAGTATCATGTGAAGTGGTACAACCGAAACAGATAAGACCTCATGAAGGTATACTATATGTAAATGCTGAGATTAGTTCTATGGCAGGTCCTCAATTCGAGGCTAATAGGCAAGCCGACCTAGCTGTCTACTTGAACAGACTACTGGAGAAATGTTATAAGGATTCCAAGTGCATTGACCTGGAGTCTCTTTGTATTACTGTTGAAGAAAAG GTGTGGTCACTAAGAGTGGACATTAAAGTATTAAACCATGAAGGCAACATAATAGAATGTGCCAGTATTGCCACCCTCAGTGCACTGGCCCACTTCAAGAGGCCAGATGTGACTCGCAGCGGTGACAGTGTTACCATACACACATTAGCTGAAAAAGATCCCATACCTACTGTGTTATTTCATTATCCTGTATGTGTTACTTTCGCTATTTTGGAAGGACA TATTCTTCTATCAGATCCCAGCTTCGTAGAAGAGTCAATATGTACAAGAAACACAGAAGAAGGGACAAACACAGGTGGAGGGCTACTAGTTATTGGCATGAATCAGTACAAAGAAATATGTTTGTTGGACCACAGTGGAGCCACTATAGAAGAGAACAATCTTGTGCATAAAGCAATCACAAGTGCTGCTGAAAAGTGTAAAGAGATTGTGGACCTGGTGAAAAAATCCATTGCTAGTGATGACACACTcag ACAAAAGAGAGTGAAGACTAATTTTTCTGATATTATTTCTGAAGACAATCTACTAACATTGAGTAAAAAAGACCTCACaattaaactcaaaaactacaaTATGGATGATAATATTGTAAAGATGGAGTTGGAATCAGACATGTCTGACACAGAACCTAGCAAATATgatg TTGTGGCTTCAGCACCTCAAACAGTGGAAACCCAAACTAAGAAGGATACCTCCAAGTGGATAGAGATTTCGTCAGATTCAGAGGAAgatgtgaaataa
- the Sap30 gene encoding SIN3-associated polypeptide 30 isoform X1 encodes MIQREYQMNNGFSTGEEDSRGNSDQICCLMDDGESCRRSAGNASYSKRIQKTVAQRRLKLNIDPQARHTYICDYHKTMIQCARTKQRRPKDSEDDSNEAEMDNQEIDWFQFQVNTLRRYKRHFKMPSRPGLNKAQLVDAVQKHFKSLPVNEKEIMTYFIYMVKTNGNKLDQKNGMNMNSDSV; translated from the exons aTGATTCAACGGGAGTATCAAATGAACAACGGGTTTAGTACAGGAGAAGAAGATTCTAGAGGTAACTCCGATCAAATATGTTGCCTTATGGATGACGGCGAGAGCTGCAGGCGATCCGCAGGCAACGCCTCGTACAGTAAACGCATACAAAAGACTGTGGCTCAAAGGAGGCTGAAACTTAACATTGACCCTCAA GCCAGGCATACTTACATTTGTGATTATCATAAAACAATGATACAGTGCGCTAGGACGAAACAAAGGAGGCCTAAGGACTCAGAGGATGATAGTAATGAAGCAGAAATGGACAACCAGGAAATAGACTGGTTCCAGTTCCAAGTGAATACACTGAGGAGGTATAAAAGACACTTCAAGATGCCATCAAGGCCAGGATTGAACAAAGCTCAATTAGTGGAT GCTGTCCAAAAACATTTCAAGTCATTGCCAGTAAATGAAAAGGAAATaatgacatattttatatatatggTGAAAACAAATGGCAATAAGTTAGACCAGAAGAATGGAATGAATATGAACTCTGATTcagtgtaa
- the Sap30 gene encoding SIN3-associated polypeptide 30 isoform X2, protein MDDGESCRRSAGNASYSKRIQKTVAQRRLKLNIDPQARHTYICDYHKTMIQCARTKQRRPKDSEDDSNEAEMDNQEIDWFQFQVNTLRRYKRHFKMPSRPGLNKAQLVDAVQKHFKSLPVNEKEIMTYFIYMVKTNGNKLDQKNGMNMNSDSV, encoded by the exons ATGGATGACGGCGAGAGCTGCAGGCGATCCGCAGGCAACGCCTCGTACAGTAAACGCATACAAAAGACTGTGGCTCAAAGGAGGCTGAAACTTAACATTGACCCTCAA GCCAGGCATACTTACATTTGTGATTATCATAAAACAATGATACAGTGCGCTAGGACGAAACAAAGGAGGCCTAAGGACTCAGAGGATGATAGTAATGAAGCAGAAATGGACAACCAGGAAATAGACTGGTTCCAGTTCCAAGTGAATACACTGAGGAGGTATAAAAGACACTTCAAGATGCCATCAAGGCCAGGATTGAACAAAGCTCAATTAGTGGAT GCTGTCCAAAAACATTTCAAGTCATTGCCAGTAAATGAAAAGGAAATaatgacatattttatatatatggTGAAAACAAATGGCAATAAGTTAGACCAGAAGAATGGAATGAATATGAACTCTGATTcagtgtaa